Part of the Rhinoderma darwinii isolate aRhiDar2 unplaced genomic scaffold, aRhiDar2.hap1 Scaffold_465, whole genome shotgun sequence genome, tgaggtgagggccctgactgtagggggcagcattgtagccgatcctccatcctccactgtgccccattcagtgtatcccgtttagataatcctccacaatctaaatagcctgtacttcagctctctcctgcactgatacattgtaacaaactctcacttatcattatataaccaataaagctgttttctggtttggaaaccccattttcaaatgccctattagggaattttggggTAATCGTGTGGGTTCCCCCGTTCAGGACCCTGATTAATTATCCAGAATGGAGAGGGGCTACAAACATCATCTCCTGCTCAGGAggaccatcacatccatgtattacatgcacagcccggtgattatagaactgtgtaatactttaattcccctttagagatgctgtagggaaattaaactcttgcagcaagttcccccacagattactggacccctctagcaaaacggtattttaaaaaccggacaacccctgtaaggctctgttcacaccacatttgggctttaaatctgacatatacctttaaagtgtagctaaacgtttgacaaacttctgacatgtcatagtgacatagtgacacgtcagaagattggattggtgggggtccgagcactgagacccccaccaatcactagaatgaagcagctgaagcccccgtgtgagcgctcagtcgctttgtgtttgttcggctttttccagaaataaatgtatcggtgaacggactcaatagaaagtctatgagccgatacatttttccggaaaaagctgaacagacaggaagcggctgagcgctcacacgagaccttcagctgcttcgttctagtgattggtgggggtctcagagctcggacaacatttactacacagaagtccaatgggaataaaaacaagcacaaagatgtagggggtaaaaggaaagttttatttacagataagggaaggttatattttattattaggagattattctagaagtattaagactactattattatatactgtgtatatgtatgtgtcatctatttatctattatactaaacctatctaaaggccgtgttgatccagaggaaggcgaaaaccccctgtgaggaatgagccaattgtcctcatattaggggggaaaattccttcctgaccccaaatatggcggtcggcataaatcccaggatcaaaggctgaaGTGTAACGTGTAATATGGGGAAAGACTAGGGGAAAATTATTCattctttatattattatttttaatgaactgctgtatttatttatgtgtaaactataaattgtattaaattaagattttttttaaattattttctatatttatattatgtcacttatgtgtgttactacttattactctatcatcctaaacctatttaaggccgtgttgatcaagaggaaggcgaaaaccccctgtgaggaatgagccaattgtcctcatattaaggggggaaaattccttcctgaccccaaatatggcgatcagaataatcccaggatcaaaggctaaagtctaatctaaatgtactatgtgtctatatgcgggtgtctatacttatcatgtagtgtggtgtctatacttattatatagtggggtgatgtgagtgatgtgggtgatgtgggtgcattacttacctggcctgtgctgaggtgagatcaggtataatggccgctccggccccaggactacaacatgcggctattattcctgatctccccagatggaaactaagcacaggccgctcctggggggtgtagaggatcttcaggctggagtgatgtcagatgcctgcccgggattggaggatggcaagtcaaggctctggtgcagcagcaagatggcagaggtgtggcatgaagatggtaaggagagagatgatggtctGGGCAGCCGAGGTAACATACAGCAGCAGAGACTTGAGGCGCGGGTCAGGAGGCATGAAGTTCTGGGCCCTTGTCCTGAGATCTTATTGGTTCCAGCTTGGTGACATGAAGCTGAACCCGGCCAAGGGGTGAAGGGCTTTGTTATTCTCTGGCCACTTCAGATGTTGGTTCTCCAGAACGGGCACAAATGGTGTAAATGGTGGCtgtgccctcctctcctgcagttcctcccagccgatggtggagaagaatggatgctctctgatgttcccgcacacaccgaggcgcctcttagaatttttacggaccagtctcttggtcagatgtttcacgtcaggattaagccaagttggaaatttaggcttcgcggtggtgatggctttgatagccatttgcctgacggggccgttgtaaaatggggagcgtcctgctgccatcctggacaccacaatccccaggctccaccagtcaactgcggtgccgtatttttttctaagaagcacctcgggggccatgtaatgcaacgttcccgtcactccacggatct contains:
- the LOC142718391 gene encoding protein kinase C delta type-like, with protein sequence MICGLQFLHGHNIVHRDLKPENIMLDADGHVRIIDLGLAQDGVTASNKIRGVTGTLHYMAPEVLLRKKYGTAVDWWSLGIVVSRMAAGRSPFYNGPVRQMAIKAITTAKPKFPTWLNPDVKHLTKRLVRKNSKRRLGVCGNIREHPFFSTIGWEELQERRAQPPFTPFVPVLENQHLKWPENNKALHPLAGFSFMSPSWNQ